A stretch of DNA from Acidobacteriota bacterium:
ATTCTTTCAGTCGAGCGCTCGCGTTCGCGTGACTCCTGGACGTACTTCTCGACTTGATTCACCAGGGCTTCGATCTTTGCGGTTGGAATCGGCCTTTTCTCACAAGCCTTCATGACTCCCGAGAGCACCTTCTCACGTGAGAACGGCGCGCGAGTGCCGTCCTTCTTCACGACCATGTACGGTATCTCGTCGATACGCTCGTAACTGGTAAAGCGGCGCTCACATTTCAAACACTCACGGCGCCGGCGTATCACGTCGCCTTCGCGGCTCTCGCGCGAATCGACTACCCTGTCCTCCACATGCAAACAAAACGGACACTTCATAGAAATCTCTCTTTATGCATGGATTATCATCCGCGTGCAGCCATCGCTCCTTCATTCTCCTGCGTGTGCGTGACTGCTGCGTCGGCCCTTTGTTCGCCATTCTTCTGTTCGCCGATGTGTCTCAACCGGTCAAGCGACAGACCTTCCTTCGCGAGATAGTACAAGCCGAATACCATCGCCGGAGCAAATATCACAACGTGCAGGACTATAGCTATCGAAGCCGCCTTGTTCGGTTGGACTCCGAGAAACGCAAGCGCCGCGGCGGTCGCCGTGTGAAATGGTCCAGTCGCGCCCCCAGGTGTCGGCACAACCGAGCCCAGCATCGAAAGACCCATCACAAACACCGCGCCGGTAAAAGGAACCTCGGCGTACGAAATCCCAAAGGCCCGCACGACTAACAAGTGCGCAAGCGCTACCATCAGCCAGAGCAAAACCGTGTATGACACAGTGACCGTCAGCCCGCGCGCATCGTGGAGCACCGCAAGCCCCTCCGAGATATGTCTCAGCAGGCTCATGGCGGCCGCGTGCGCGCTTTGCGGCAGCCAGCCAAGCTTCCTTTCAAGATACGTGAGCGCGCCGTTGCGTCCTCGTCTGAAAGCAGACAGACCGTATATGCCGGCTGCGGCGATGAGCAGCAACAGCACGCCGGTTAGCTTGATCCAGCCGAACATCCGCATTGCATCAGCATCTCGCGCGATATACTCGAAGAAGACCAGATTCACCGCGAAGAAAACAACGACCATCACCATGTCGAACACGCGCTCGATCATTACTGTGGCGTAACTGGCCGAAGGATGCACGGGCTCTTTAACTGAAAGCGCCGCCGGTCTGACTATCATCTCGGCGGCGCGGCCTACAAGAAAGAGAGCGGTGAAGCCGATCATCGTGGCCTGAAACAAGGCACGGAGGGAAGGACGGGCCATCGGCTCGAGCAGCGCACGCCACCTGAGCACTCGCACGAAGTAGGTACCAACGAGTAGCGCGAGGGCCAAGCCAAGCTGGCTCCAATTTGCCTCGCGCACCTCATTCCGGACTTCAAGCCAGTTGAGCTTGTGAACGAACCAATAGACGAACAGCGCGCCCACCAGTAAGCCTAAGATCGTTTTGACTCTTCCACTCAAAGCGCCGACGCTCCCCGTGTTATACTTTTCGCGAAATCAAGCTCGGATTTCTGACGCCCTCGACGTCTTTTATACTGAAGTGCAGCCGCTATGGACTGTGGCAAGCGGGGATTCTAGCACAAAATATGGAGGCTCCGCATGGCAATCGCGGTCCCAGGCGGAGCGGCTGCGGGCGGGCTTGAAACATTTTCCGTCACCGTCTCGTTTAGCGAGTTTGGAAGACTTCACCATAACATCGGGAAGCTAAACGAGTAGCTTGCGAGAAGGCGACAGGTGGGAGCACAACTCGCGTTGACATCGACCGATGCTGAATTGGTTCAGCGTTGTGTGGAAGGTGACCAGCAGGCGTGGTCTGAGATTGTGCGCCAATACTCGAGGCGCATATACAATCTCGCCTACCGGTTCACCTCCAGTCACAGCGCGGCGGAGGACCTGACGCAGGAGGTCTTCATCCGCGTATACCGCTCGTTGAAACAGTACGATCCGACGCTCGGGGATTTGTCGAACTGGCTGATGCGCCTGGCTCGGAATCTGGTCATCGACGACTATCGCAAACGGCAGCGAACGCCGACCGAATCGGGCGACGACCTGGCCAACCACGAGTATCATCTCCCTTCAGCCAGCGACAGCCCACAGCGAACGCTTGAACGCCAGGAGCGAAGACTGCAGGTGCTCGCGGCGATTAACAAGCTATCTCCTGACCTGCGAGAGTGCGTCATCCTTCGAGACATCGAGGAATTGACGTATCAGGATATTGTAGATCTTCTGAAGATACCCGAGGGCACGGTGAAGAGCCGCATCAACCGGGGCCGGATTGAATTGGCCAAGGTATTGCGCCGGATGAAAGTGAACCCTGACTAAGACGGCCAGCGATCAGTAGCCCGAAGTCAGAGGCCAAACGATCAGCGCTCAGTGGCTGTCGTACTGCGCGAGTAAGAAATACAACGCCCTGACTGGCTGAGTCACTCGGCCGGTGCGGGCCTGATTTTGGAGGGCGGAGTTTGCTCCGCTAGGAACAGATGGATTGCAACAGATTCGAGGAACGGCTGAGCGATTACTTTGACGGCTTGCTTTCGGCCGGGGACGTGAGCCTTTTTCGAGCGCACGCGCTTCAGTGCCGCGCGTGCCGGGCACTGATGGACGATGTGAAAGCGGTCATCTCCGTTTGCAGGCAGCACGACGAACTTGAAGCGCCCGCGAGGCTCGAGACAATGCTTGCCACGATTCCCGCCGAGCACGGGCCCCTGGGCTGCGGCGGATTTGAAGAATTGATTACGGAGTTCCTTGATGGCTTCGTGCCAGCCCAGACCTACCACTGTTTTGAAGACCATGCCGAGAAGTGTGACGAGTGTTCGACGCTGCTTACCGGTGTCGTGTATGCGGTAGCCGCTTGTCATTCAGTGCACACGTTCGAGGAAGTGGACGTTCCCGAGCCCTTGCTTGCCCGTCTGATTGCGATGATGCCTGAGCGGAGCCCGCGCCTCGGACGCCGCGTTGCCGATCGTTTAACCGCCTTTGCAGGACACCTCATCCCTCGAACAACCGAAAGCGCGCGGTGGACTTTTGCGACGGCGGCTTCGCTTGCGATGGCCACGTTCGGTCTTTTGTTGTTTGGATTCTCGGACGACGGGACGGTTGCCGGCATCTATCGCCAGGCTAACGTCAAGGTTTCCGAGCTGTATACGAAGGGCGCCGACGTCTACACCCAGACCGACGAAGTTGTCGCTCGCCTGGAACGCGTCGGGCTGGGGATTGGCGAGTTCTGGGATACGCTGGGCGGCGAGACCAAGCCCGACGGCAAAGACAGCCACGATCAAAACCCAGAACCGAATTCGAACCGGCCCGAACAGATGCGCGAGAGGAATTAGGCTGCGCGATCGCAGCGATTCCTTGAACCCTGGCTGGAAGCAAAGCGTTCTAGTCGGTGGAGCTAGCCGAAAAGGACTTCATTTTAGGCAGGACTGATTATGTATTGTTCGTACCACACCGGAAGCGTTGCTCGAGTCCAGTGCTCTAGTTGTGCGCGACCACTTTGTCGCGCTTGCGATCACCGAATAAAAGGTTACGCATATTGCCAGGACTGCATAGTGATGGGGGTCGAAGGCCTTTCACGAAACTACAGCAGCGACAGACCAAGAGGCAGGGCGCGTTTGGCGGCGTTGTTCGCTTTGCTCCCCGGCATGGGCGCCGTCTACAATCACCAGAACATAAAAGGCGTTGTCCACTTCGCGACCATAGTTGGACTCTTCCAACTCACCGCCATTCGAGTAGGCTCGGGGTTCTTTGCTCTCGCAGGACTCGCCTTCTACCTATACTCAATCGTCGACGCGTATCGCACTGCGAACTTGATCGCCTGCGGAGAAAGCGCCGCGGCCGATGAACAGCGGTTCAAGCGGTCTCTAATCAAACGCGCGCCGCTGATCGGAGTCGTGCTGATTACGGCCGGGCTGCTTCTGGTTGTTCAGATCCTTAGGCCTTTCGCGTTCATTACATTCGTGACATTCGTGCGGCTCTTTCCCATTGCTCTGATCATATTGGGCGGCTACCTGCTGACGCGATACTTCAAGCGGTCGCGCGACGAGAGTTACGATCAGCACCCTGCGCCGCCACCGTACTCTTTGGTGCCTGGAAGATTCAATGAGCGATCATCCGAACGCAGCGGACGGCTGTCTCGTCCGGCTGGTCGAAGGTAGAACGAAAGTTGTCTGCAGGACGCAAGAACAGAAGAGGAACTTTGCTGCTTGGGCTGTTGCTCCTGGCTGCGGGACTCGTTCTGGTGTTGGCTCCGGCGGGGTCAGGGGTTGCAGGATGGCTGATGCAGCTATGGCCCGTTTTTCTGATCTGCGCGGGAGTAGTTCGAGTGATGGGCTTTGCCGTCGAACGCAAGCCGCGCTCGCCGTTAGTCGGGATGCTTCTGATAGTTATCGGCGTTCTGTTTCTCGCTGCCCGCTTTCAACCGGGCCTCAACGCCTTGCAGGTATACGGTCGCTACTGGGTCCTTCTTTTGGTTGTCTTCGCCAGCGTAGAGCTGGTCCGATACTACTCACATCGTCACGCTGAGGGACCGCCTCCTCAAGTCTTTACTCCAATGCGAGTGCTGGTCGTCTTGTTGATTGTGGCCACCGGCGTACTTGCTAACCGCGCAGCCAATAACCCGTCGGTTCTTTCCGCGTTGCGGTTGCCGAGCTTCCTCAGCGGTTTGCGCGACTCGGTCGTGGGCGAGGCGTATGCGTTTACCGATCAGCCTGTTATCAGCAACGACATCAAGCCGGGGATGACGATCTTCATCAATAACAGCTACGGAAGCGTCAAGATCACCGGAGGGGGCACGGCGGTTAGAGCAACTCTGATAAAAGGCGTTCGCGGCTGGAGCCAGGATGACGCGCGCAAGATCGCCGATCGGATTCGCCTGATCATGAATCAAACGGCAGACGGCCTCTCCATAACGACGAACCGAGACCAGGTCGCCGATCAGTTCACGACGGACATTCAGATTGAGGTGCCTTCATATACTAGTATTTCGATAACCGACAGCTACGGAGCGGTCACCGCTAACGGTATTCACGGCAGCCTGACCGCAAGAGCGAGCTATGGCCAGGCAGACCTAACTGGAATCAAAGGCGACGTGAATCTCGCCCTTAGCTACTGCGACGTTACCGCTGCGAATATCGAGGGCAATTTGACGGTTACCGGCGCCAAACGCGCGCGCATATCCAATGTGGTCGGCAGCGTAGACATAGCCGCAAGCACCGGAAGCAACGGTGCGGTTGATCTCCGGGACATCTCCGGGCCGGTGCGCGTGAACGCGCCGTTTTGCCGAATAGTCGCGCAGGGATTGGAAGAGACCGCGGAACTCAAGACCGAGCACGCCAGCGTTGATGTAACACGGACCGCGGATATCGTCATAGATGCCGCTCATTCCGACGTTCGCGCGAAGAACATCAGCGGCGACTTGCGAGTGTTGTCGTCCAACAGCAACCTTCAGATCTCTTCAATAGCCGGGGACTTGGAAGTGCAAGCGGAGCAGAGCTCGGTTAACGTCGAAGACGTAAAGGGCAGCGTTGCAATCGAGACAACCCACGGCGACGTAGTGGTGAAGAATTTCTATGAGGGCGTACACGTGGAAACGAGCTATCGCGATGTAACTCTAATGTCCGCGGTCGAACCGTCCGGCGATATCGACGTCCAGAACAACCACGGCCAGATCAAGATCGTTATCCCACAGTCGAGCCGCTTCCACCTCGACGCTGAAAGCGCGAACGGCCAGATTCAGCCGATTGGCTTCAGCCAGCTTGAACAGAAAGTGCGGAACAGCCTTGTGACAGCGCTCGGACTGGATGGCCCGACGATCAAGTTGAGGACTTCTTACAAGAACATCATCATTCAGGCGAGCGCAGCTCGCCCGACACAGGCAAAGGCTCTCGTCAACTGACGGCGACATCAGCGGCAACGGAGCTCTAGATGTTCCGTCGCAAAGCTCGATAGGGGGTTAGTCGTGGGATTTATCAGATTCGTACTCGGACTCGTGGCTTTCGCAATAGCCATCAAATTGGCAGTGTTTCTGCTCACGCTAGCGACTTTCGTCCTAAAGCTTCTTGGTGTCGCAGTACTGCTTGTGCTTCTGGCACTGGCGGCATGGATCATCTTCAAGGTCCTTTCCCCAAGCCGTGCTGCGCAAGTGTGAAAACGCAACAAGCTCTGAGAATTGTCTGCGCTTACCCTGACATGAAGGCTGTCTTCGTCGAGGGCAAAATTGCTGACATTCAATAGCTCCCCGAACTCCGGTCCGGCGAGACCGAAGCCACTTTATTGCAAATTTCTTACGCTTACGTTTTTTGATCCCTTCCCTATTGCGGTCCGCCTGAACCGTGTGATAGCCTGCGCGTTCTGTTTGAGCGGAATCATCCCACCTGGTAAAAAGCAGTAGAGCTGTTCTGGTGTTGCAGTGGGACCTGGCAACATCTTCATACACTGAAGAGGCAAGGAGTCCTGAATGTCGAACGATAACCGGGTCTATACCTTCCTGATCTCTCCAAGTCGAACATCAAAAGTCAGACAGCTTAGCATTCATCGCAACTCTCTTCGCGCCGCCGCCGGATTTGGAATCATCTCTGTTGCACTGGTTATCTTCGGCGTGCTGCGACTCGGGCAGCATGAAGCCCTTAACCTTAAGTACGTAGCCGTCAAGGCGGAGAACGAGAACCTCAAACAAACCAACGACGCCTATCAGAACTCTTATGCGAGGCTAAAAGGCCAGATCTCATACGTCGAGGATATGTCAAAGGAACTGGCTCGAAAGGCCAGGATGGAGCACTCGCCTGAGATCG
This window harbors:
- a CDS encoding lysylphosphatidylglycerol synthase transmembrane domain-containing protein, with amino-acid sequence MSGRVKTILGLLVGALFVYWFVHKLNWLEVRNEVREANWSQLGLALALLVGTYFVRVLRWRALLEPMARPSLRALFQATMIGFTALFLVGRAAEMIVRPAALSVKEPVHPSASYATVMIERVFDMVMVVVFFAVNLVFFEYIARDADAMRMFGWIKLTGVLLLLIAAAGIYGLSAFRRGRNGALTYLERKLGWLPQSAHAAAMSLLRHISEGLAVLHDARGLTVTVSYTVLLWLMVALAHLLVVRAFGISYAEVPFTGAVFVMGLSMLGSVVPTPGGATGPFHTATAAALAFLGVQPNKAASIAIVLHVVIFAPAMVFGLYYLAKEGLSLDRLRHIGEQKNGEQRADAAVTHTQENEGAMAARG
- a CDS encoding zf-HC2 domain-containing protein; its protein translation is MDCNRFEERLSDYFDGLLSAGDVSLFRAHALQCRACRALMDDVKAVISVCRQHDELEAPARLETMLATIPAEHGPLGCGGFEELITEFLDGFVPAQTYHCFEDHAEKCDECSTLLTGVVYAVAACHSVHTFEEVDVPEPLLARLIAMMPERSPRLGRRVADRLTAFAGHLIPRTTESARWTFATAASLAMATFGLLLFGFSDDGTVAGIYRQANVKVSELYTKGADVYTQTDEVVARLERVGLGIGEFWDTLGGETKPDGKDSHDQNPEPNSNRPEQMRERN
- a CDS encoding sigma-70 family RNA polymerase sigma factor; this translates as MGAQLALTSTDAELVQRCVEGDQQAWSEIVRQYSRRIYNLAYRFTSSHSAAEDLTQEVFIRVYRSLKQYDPTLGDLSNWLMRLARNLVIDDYRKRQRTPTESGDDLANHEYHLPSASDSPQRTLERQERRLQVLAAINKLSPDLRECVILRDIEELTYQDIVDLLKIPEGTVKSRINRGRIELAKVLRRMKVNPD
- the nrdR gene encoding transcriptional regulator NrdR, with amino-acid sequence MKCPFCLHVEDRVVDSRESREGDVIRRRRECLKCERRFTSYERIDEIPYMVVKKDGTRAPFSREKVLSGVMKACEKRPIPTAKIEALVNQVEKYVQESRERERSTERIGELIMRRLKELDKVAYVRFASVYLDFKDVSEFMSELRSLVRTGRVK
- a CDS encoding DUF4097 family beta strand repeat-containing protein, encoding MQLWPVFLICAGVVRVMGFAVERKPRSPLVGMLLIVIGVLFLAARFQPGLNALQVYGRYWVLLLVVFASVELVRYYSHRHAEGPPPQVFTPMRVLVVLLIVATGVLANRAANNPSVLSALRLPSFLSGLRDSVVGEAYAFTDQPVISNDIKPGMTIFINNSYGSVKITGGGTAVRATLIKGVRGWSQDDARKIADRIRLIMNQTADGLSITTNRDQVADQFTTDIQIEVPSYTSISITDSYGAVTANGIHGSLTARASYGQADLTGIKGDVNLALSYCDVTAANIEGNLTVTGAKRARISNVVGSVDIAASTGSNGAVDLRDISGPVRVNAPFCRIVAQGLEETAELKTEHASVDVTRTADIVIDAAHSDVRAKNISGDLRVLSSNSNLQISSIAGDLEVQAEQSSVNVEDVKGSVAIETTHGDVVVKNFYEGVHVETSYRDVTLMSAVEPSGDIDVQNNHGQIKIVIPQSSRFHLDAESANGQIQPIGFSQLEQKVRNSLVTALGLDGPTIKLRTSYKNIIIQASAARPTQAKALVN